A genomic segment from Streptomyces antibioticus encodes:
- the gltB gene encoding glutamate synthase large subunit, protein MRTPRQPSQHSANGQNWSFMDARPAAQGMYDPRNEHDACGVGFVATLTGEASHTLVEQALTVLRNLEHRGATGSEPDSGDGAGILTQVPDAFLREVAGFELPEAGSYAVGIAFLPEGADGEDAVSRIETIAGEENLTVLGWREVPVAPELLGATARSTMPAFRQIFVSDGESSGIALDRKAFVLRKRAEREVGVYFPSLSARTVVYKGMLTTGQLEPFFPDLSDRRFASAVSLVHSRFSTNTFPSWPLAHPYRFVAHNGEINTVKGNRNWMRARESQLTSGLFGADGLERVFPVCTPDASDSASFDEVLELLHLGGRSLPHSVLMMIPEAWENHDSMDPARRAFYQYHSTMMEPWDGPACVTFTDGVQVGAVLDRNGLRPGRYWVTDEGLVVLGSEVGVLDIDPAKVVRKGRLQPGRMFLVDTAEHRIIEDDEIKAQLAAEAPYAEWLEAGEIELGDLPEREHIVHTHASVTRRQQTFGYTEEELRVILAPMAKSAAEPIGSMGTDSPIAALSSRPRLLFDYFTQLFAQVTNPPLDAIREELVTSLRSSLGPEGNLLEPTAAACRSVTLPFPVIDNDELAKLIHINADGDMPGFKAATLSGLYRVHGGGDTLAARIEEICAEADAAIENGARLIVLSDRHSDAEHAPIPSLLLTAAVHHHLIRTKQRTQVGLLVEAGDVREVHHVALLIGFGAAAVNPYLAMESVEDLLRAGTFISGLEPEQAIRNLIYALGKGVLKVMSKMGISTVASYRGAQVFEAVGLEDAFVEKYFNGTATKIGGVGIDVIAKEVAARHAKAYPASGIAPAHRALEIGGEYQWRREGEPHLFDPDTVFRLQHSTRAGRYDIFKQYTERVNEQSERLMTLRGLFGFTSDRPSIPVDEVEPVSEIVKRFSTGAMSYGSISKEAHETLAIAMNQLGGKSNTGEGGEDPDRLYDPARRSAIKQVASGRFGVTSEYLVNADDIQIKMAQGAKPGEGGQLPGHKVYPWVARTRHSTPGVGLISPPPHHDIYSIEDLAQLIHDLKNANPKARIHVKLVSEVGVGTVAAGVSKAHADVVLISGHDGGTGASPLTSLKHAGGPWELGLAETQQTLLLNGLRDRIVVQTDGQLKTGRDVVIAALLGAEEFGFATAPLVVSGCVMMRVCHLDTCPVGIATQNPVLRDRFAGKAEYVVNFFKFIAEEVRELLAELGFRSIEEAVGHAEVLDVARAVDHWKAQGLDLAPLFHVPELPEGAVLHHAVAQDHGLEKALDNELIKLAADALAADSQADAQPVRAQVKVRNINRTVGTMLGHEVTKKFGGAGLPDDTIDITFTGSAGQSFGAFLPRGVTLRLEGDANDYVGKGLSGGRVIVRPDRGAEHLAEFSTIAGNTIAYGATGGELFLRGRTGERFCVRNSGALVVSEGVGDHGCEYMTGGHAVVLGETGRNFAAGMSGGVAYVIDLDRDNVNAGNLGAVEALDDADKRWLHDVVRRHAEETGSTVAEKLLADWDASADRFSKIIPSTYKAVLAAKDAAERAGLSESEITEKMMEAASHG, encoded by the coding sequence GCCTTCCTGCCCGAGGGCGCGGACGGCGAGGACGCCGTCTCACGGATCGAGACGATCGCCGGCGAGGAGAACCTCACCGTCCTCGGCTGGCGCGAGGTCCCCGTCGCCCCCGAGCTGCTCGGCGCCACCGCCCGCTCCACGATGCCGGCCTTCCGCCAGATCTTCGTCAGCGACGGCGAGAGCAGCGGCATCGCCCTGGACCGCAAGGCGTTCGTGCTGCGCAAGCGCGCCGAGCGCGAAGTCGGCGTGTACTTCCCCTCGCTGTCCGCGCGGACCGTCGTCTACAAGGGCATGCTGACCACCGGCCAGCTCGAACCCTTCTTCCCGGACCTGTCCGACCGCCGCTTCGCCTCGGCCGTGTCGCTCGTCCACTCCCGGTTCTCCACGAACACCTTCCCGTCGTGGCCGCTCGCCCACCCGTACCGCTTCGTCGCGCACAACGGTGAGATCAACACCGTCAAGGGCAACCGCAACTGGATGCGCGCCCGCGAGTCGCAGCTCACCTCCGGCCTCTTCGGCGCCGACGGCCTCGAGCGCGTCTTCCCGGTGTGTACGCCGGACGCCTCCGACTCGGCGTCCTTCGACGAGGTGCTCGAACTGCTCCACCTCGGCGGCCGCTCCCTGCCGCACTCCGTGCTGATGATGATCCCGGAGGCGTGGGAGAACCACGACTCCATGGACCCCGCCCGGCGCGCCTTCTACCAGTACCACTCCACGATGATGGAGCCCTGGGACGGCCCGGCCTGCGTCACCTTCACCGACGGCGTCCAGGTCGGCGCCGTGCTCGACCGCAACGGCCTGCGTCCCGGCCGCTACTGGGTCACCGACGAGGGCCTCGTCGTCCTCGGCTCCGAGGTCGGCGTCCTCGACATCGACCCCGCCAAGGTCGTCCGCAAGGGCCGCCTCCAGCCCGGCAGGATGTTCCTCGTCGACACCGCCGAGCACCGCATCATCGAGGACGACGAGATCAAGGCGCAGCTCGCCGCCGAGGCCCCCTACGCCGAATGGCTGGAGGCCGGCGAGATCGAGCTGGGCGACCTGCCCGAGCGTGAGCACATCGTGCACACCCACGCCTCGGTCACCCGCCGCCAGCAGACCTTCGGCTACACCGAGGAGGAGCTGCGCGTCATCCTGGCGCCGATGGCCAAGTCGGCCGCCGAGCCGATCGGTTCGATGGGCACCGACTCGCCGATCGCCGCGCTGTCCTCCCGCCCGCGCCTGCTCTTCGACTACTTCACCCAGCTCTTCGCGCAGGTCACCAACCCGCCGCTGGACGCGATCCGCGAGGAGCTGGTCACCTCCCTGCGCTCGTCCCTGGGCCCCGAGGGCAACCTCCTGGAGCCGACGGCCGCCGCCTGCCGCAGCGTCACCCTGCCCTTCCCGGTGATCGACAACGACGAGCTGGCCAAGCTCATCCACATCAACGCCGACGGCGACATGCCCGGCTTCAAGGCCGCCACCCTCTCCGGTCTCTACCGGGTGCACGGCGGCGGCGACACGCTGGCCGCGCGCATCGAGGAGATCTGCGCCGAGGCCGACGCCGCCATAGAGAACGGCGCCCGTCTCATCGTCCTGTCGGACCGCCACTCGGACGCCGAGCACGCGCCGATCCCGTCGCTGCTGCTCACCGCGGCCGTCCACCACCACCTCATCCGCACCAAGCAGCGCACCCAGGTGGGGCTGCTGGTCGAGGCCGGTGACGTCCGCGAGGTCCACCACGTCGCCCTGCTGATCGGCTTCGGCGCCGCCGCCGTCAACCCCTACCTGGCGATGGAGTCCGTCGAGGACCTGCTGCGCGCGGGCACCTTCATCAGCGGCCTGGAGCCCGAGCAGGCGATCCGCAACCTGATCTACGCGCTCGGCAAGGGCGTCCTGAAGGTCATGTCCAAGATGGGCATCTCGACCGTCGCCTCCTACCGCGGCGCCCAGGTCTTCGAGGCCGTCGGTCTCGAAGACGCCTTCGTCGAGAAGTACTTCAACGGCACCGCCACCAAGATCGGCGGCGTCGGCATCGACGTGATCGCCAAGGAGGTCGCCGCCCGGCACGCCAAGGCGTACCCCGCCTCCGGCATCGCGCCGGCGCACCGCGCCCTGGAGATCGGCGGCGAGTACCAGTGGCGCCGCGAGGGCGAGCCGCACCTGTTCGACCCGGACACGGTCTTCCGCCTCCAGCACTCCACGCGCGCCGGCCGCTACGACATCTTCAAGCAGTACACCGAGCGCGTGAACGAGCAGTCCGAGCGGCTGATGACCCTGCGCGGGCTCTTCGGCTTCACCTCGGACCGCCCCTCGATCCCCGTGGACGAGGTCGAGCCGGTCTCCGAGATCGTCAAGCGCTTCTCCACCGGCGCCATGTCGTACGGCTCCATCTCCAAGGAGGCGCACGAGACCCTCGCCATCGCCATGAACCAGCTCGGCGGCAAGTCGAACACCGGTGAGGGCGGCGAGGACCCGGACCGTCTGTACGACCCGGCGCGCCGCTCGGCGATCAAGCAGGTCGCCTCCGGCCGCTTCGGCGTCACCTCGGAGTACCTGGTCAACGCGGACGACATCCAGATCAAGATGGCCCAGGGCGCCAAGCCCGGCGAGGGCGGCCAGCTCCCCGGCCACAAGGTCTACCCGTGGGTCGCCAGGACCCGGCACTCCACCCCGGGCGTCGGCCTGATCTCCCCGCCGCCGCACCACGACATCTACTCCATCGAGGACCTCGCCCAGCTCATCCACGACCTGAAGAACGCCAACCCGAAGGCGCGCATTCACGTCAAGCTGGTCTCCGAGGTCGGCGTCGGCACCGTCGCCGCCGGTGTCTCCAAGGCGCACGCGGACGTCGTCCTGATCTCCGGCCACGACGGCGGCACCGGCGCCTCCCCGCTGACCTCGCTCAAGCACGCGGGCGGCCCCTGGGAGCTGGGCCTCGCCGAGACCCAGCAGACCCTGCTGCTCAACGGCCTGCGCGACCGGATCGTCGTCCAGACCGACGGCCAGCTCAAGACCGGCCGCGACGTCGTCATCGCCGCGCTGCTCGGCGCCGAGGAGTTCGGTTTCGCGACCGCGCCGCTCGTCGTCTCCGGCTGCGTCATGATGCGGGTCTGCCACCTGGACACCTGCCCGGTCGGCATCGCCACCCAGAACCCGGTGCTGCGCGACCGCTTCGCCGGCAAGGCCGAATACGTCGTGAACTTCTTCAAGTTCATCGCGGAGGAGGTCCGCGAACTCCTCGCCGAGCTGGGCTTCCGCTCGATCGAGGAGGCCGTCGGCCACGCCGAGGTCCTCGACGTGGCGCGCGCCGTCGACCACTGGAAGGCCCAGGGCCTCGACCTGGCCCCGCTGTTCCACGTGCCCGAGCTGCCCGAGGGCGCGGTCCTGCACCACGCCGTCGCCCAGGACCACGGTCTGGAGAAGGCGCTCGACAACGAGCTGATCAAGCTCGCCGCCGACGCGCTGGCCGCGGACTCCCAGGCCGACGCCCAGCCGGTGCGCGCCCAGGTCAAGGTCCGCAACATCAACCGCACGGTCGGCACCATGCTCGGCCACGAGGTGACGAAGAAGTTCGGCGGCGCGGGCCTGCCCGACGACACCATCGACATCACCTTCACGGGCTCCGCCGGCCAGTCCTTCGGCGCCTTCCTGCCGCGCGGTGTCACGCTGCGCCTGGAGGGCGACGCCAACGACTACGTCGGCAAGGGCCTCTCCGGCGGCCGCGTGATCGTCCGCCCCGACCGGGGCGCCGAGCACCTCGCCGAGTTCTCCACGATCGCCGGCAACACCATCGCCTACGGCGCCACCGGCGGCGAGCTGTTCCTGCGCGGCCGCACCGGTGAGCGGTTCTGCGTGCGCAACTCCGGCGCGCTGGTGGTCTCCGAGGGCGTGGGCGACCACGGCTGCGAGTACATGACCGGCGGCCACGCGGTCGTCCTCGGCGAGACGGGCCGCAACTTCGCGGCCGGCATGTCCGGCGGTGTCGCCTACGTGATCGACCTCGACCGCGACAACGTCAACGCCGGCAACCTCGGCGCCGTCGAGGCGCTGGACGACGCCGACAAGCGGTGGCTGCACGACGTGGTGCGCCGCCACGCCGAGGAGACCGGCTCCACGGTCGCCGAGAAGCTGCTCGCGGACTGGGACGCGTCCGCCGACCGCTTCAGCAAGATCATCCCCAGCACGTACAAGGCAGTGCTCGCCGCCAAGGACGCCGCCGAGCGAGCGGGACTCTCCGAGTCCGAGATCACCGAGAAGATGATGGAGGCGGCGAGCCATGGCTGA